The window TAAGGAGGCTTGGGAGGCTACGGCGGAGGTTTTCCGCCTCGTTGCGGGCCGGAACCAGGATGGAGGCCGTGGGCCTTGGGGGGGTGGGGGAGGGCCTTAGGCGGGGGAAGCGGAGGAGATTGTAGAGGAGGGCCAGCCAGCGCAAGAGGAGGAAGAGGAGGACGCCAAAGAAAAAGTCAAACTGCGAAAAGGGGCTCATAGCCGTTTAAGGGCCTCCACCCACGGGCGTACCCTTTCCTCCAGGCTTTGCCTACCCCTCAGGGCCTGTTGGAATCCTGGGGGGAGGGCGCGGGGATGGGTGTCCTGCAAAAGCCCATCCAGCTGCCGCAGGAGCTCTGCCAAGGCCCCCTCGAGCCCAGCCCCGGGAGGAAGGGGTTCCCCCACCAGGAGAAAGGCCTCGGGATGGGAGAAGCCCCGCACCACCACCCGGGCGGCCACGGGGAGGAGGGGCACCCCGGCCCTTTGCGCCAGCCATGAGGCCCCAGGCCGCAAGGGGGCCAAGGGCCCGGGGTAGCGCAGGGCGCCTTCGGGAAAAACCGCCACCCACTCCCCTCGGCCAAGCCGCCGCAAGGCCTCCCGCAGCTGGCCCGTTCCCAGGGCCCCGGCCAAGGAGAGGACGGGAAAGGCCTTCAGGTTCTCCTCGGCCACCAGGAGGCTTGTGGGCCTTCCCGCCAACCGCCCCAGGAGCCAGACCAGGTGGCCGTCGTAAAAGCTATGGTGGTTCATGGCCAGGACCAAGGGAGTCTTGGGAAGCTCTCCCCTCAGGTAGACCCCCCGCAGGTTCCCCTTGAGGCTACCCAGGAGCAGGCCCTCCACCACCCCCTTGAGGAGGCGGGCAAAGGGGCCATGGGGTTCCCCGGTCATCGCAGGCGCCTTAAGGCCTCGGGGTGCCAGGCCAGCAGAAGCCCTTGGACCACGGCCAGGTTGGTGAAGAGGAAGAAGACCATCTCCTCCAGGGGCAGGCCCCAGGCCTTTAGCCCTAGGATATAGGCCTCGGAAATCCACCATATCCCTTCCTGGGCGATGGCGAAGTGGTCCGCTCCCCAAAGGTAAAGGGTGGGTAAGGCCACCCCAAGCCCAGAGGGTTTCCACCAAGCCACCAGGAGATCCCCTGCAAAGGCCCACTGCAGGAGGAAGACGGGGGAGAAGTAGGCCAAGATGAGGCCCAGATAGAGAAACTTCCCTCCCAAGGCCAGGAGGAGCACCCCTAAGGCGGTCACCAGGAGCCAGATCCCTCCGCCCACCACCCGGGCAAGCCCCGGCCCCGCCGGGGGGGGTGCCCCGGCCAGCCTGAGGAGCAGGGCCCCGGTCAGGAGGGGCTGGAGGAGGAAGAAGAGGTATTCCTCGAGGGGAACGTAGCCGATGCGCAGGAGGACCCGCCCCTCGGGGTACCCCCATACCCCCTTCCACACCAGGTAGTTGTCCCAAGGGGTGGTGTAGGCCAGGGCGATGAGGGGCATGAGGAGGTAGGCCCAAAGCCTGGGCGGCCTGGGCCTGGCCCACAGGAGCAGGGCGAGGAGGGGAGGAAGGAGGAAGAACAGGTGGAACTGGAGGTAGGTCATGCCCCTTCCAAGGTAACCCAAAGCCCCCCTTTGGGCCTAAGGGTAACCCCGGCCTGCACCTGGGCCTTGGGGAGGGGAGGGAGCCGGAAGCGCCGGAAGAAGGCCCTAAGGGCCACGGTCCCCTCCAAGAGAGCGAAGTCCCGCCCCAAGCAAAGCCGCCTTCCCAGGCCAAAGGGGAAGTACCGCCCGCTGGGCCGGCCGCTGTCTTCCAGGAAACGCTCCGGCAAGAAGGCCTCGCCGTGGGGAAAATGGAGGCGGTGGGTCACGTAGGGGGAGAGCACCACCGTGCTCCCTTTGGGGAGGACATCCTCCCCGAGCCTTAAGGGGGTTTCTGCCTTTCGGGTGAGGATCCAGGCCGGCGGGTACAGGCGCAGGGCCTCCAGGAAAGCCGCCCGGGCGTGGGCCTCGCCGTGGGCCACCGCCTCCTGCCATTGGGGCCTATGGGAGAGGAGGTAGAGGCTCCAGGTGAGGGCGCTGGCCGTGGTTTCGTGCCCCGCCACCAGGAGGGTGATGGCCTCGGCCAAGGCCCTATCCCTGGGAAGCGCGGAAAGGGGGGGAAGGGAGATCAGCCCTTCGGCCTCCTTCAGGAGGGCCCCCCGCACCCTTTGGAAACGCCACTCCGCCCAGGGGTTGAGGCGGGTGAGGGGGTGCTGCATGCGCGCCATGATCCGTTCCAGGGCCGCGAGGGCCAGGGTGGCGATCCTTTCCGGCAAGGGCCTTCCCCAAAGGGCCCTACCCAGAAAGCGCAGGGAGAGGGCCAGCATCTCGTGGTCCAGTTCCCGTCGTTCCCCGGACCGCCAGGAGGCGAAGAAGGCTTCCGCCTCCTCCTCCTCGAGGGCCTCCCGGTAACCCGCCACGCTCCTAGGGAGGAAGGGCTCCTTGAGGAGCTTGCGCGCCTTTTGGTACTCCTCCCCCCAGTCCGTGAGGAGGCCCCTTCCCGTCAGGCGGGCGAGCTCTTGGTACTGAAAGGTGGCCTTGTTGTCGGTGGTGTGGAGCACGAGTTCCACCCCTTCCGGGTCAAACACCAGGAATAGGGGCATCCCCGGCAGGGGGAGGTGCAGGCGGGAATGGGCCCGTCCCCAACGGAGGAGGGTGTCCAGGGGGTCATCCCGGAGCCCCTTGAGGTGGGGGAGGGCCTGCCGGAGGCCCAGGGTGGGGGTCATGGGCGCCGGACCAAGGGGCAATACCCCGTTCGGGCCATGAGGAAGGCGAAGAGGGCAAGGCCCAGGAAAAGCCAGGTTTCCGGCCTGACCACAGCGAGGACCAAAAACAGCAGGGACATTCCGTAACGCAGGAGGCGGACGGTCTTCAAGGCCCTGTCGGGATCCCTAACCCTGAACATGGGAAGAGGCTAGCATGGCCCAAGGCCCAGGGGTGTAGGCCCTGCTACCCTTATTGGCCCGCCACCAGGGCCAGGTACCTCCTTCGGGCTTCCCCCAGGTCCACCACGGGGTTTTGTGGCTCGTAACTTGGGTACTCTGGGGCAAAGCGCCTCCGCCAGCTGCCGTCGGGGTCGTGGCGCTTTCCCTGCTCCACCAGGTTGAAAACCCGGAAGTAGGGGGCGGCGTCCACCCCCAGGCCTCCCGCCCACTGCCAGCCTTGGAGGTTTTGCGGGGTATCCCCGTCCAGGAGGAGTTCCTTGAAGGCCTTTTCCGCCCGCTTCCAGGGGAGAAGCAGGTACTTCACGGCAAACTGGGCCACGCACATCCGGGCCCGGTTGGACAGGAAGCCTGTGGCCCAAAGCTCCCGCATGGCGGCGTCCACCAGGGGCACCCCGGTCTTTCCCAGAAGCCAGGCCTGGAAGAGTTCCTCATCCTCCCGCCAGGGAAAGGCGGCGAACCGGGGGTCTAGGGGGGTTTCCCGCATGTGGGGGAAGTGGTAGAGGAGATGGTAGGAGAAGTCTCGCCACAGGAGCTCAGAAACCCACTTTTTTGCCCCTTCCCCGCCCCTTTTCAGGGCCTCCCAGGCGGCCTGGCGGGGGGATAGGACCCCTAGGGTGAAGTAGGGGGAGAGCCTCGAGCCCCCCTCCCCATCCAGCCGGTCCCGCCTCAGGTGGTATTCCCCAAGGCCCGCCCGCAGGAAGTGTTGGAGCCTTTTCCAGGCGGCCTCCTCCCCGGCCTCGGGGAGGGGGATGCTTGCCACCTCCTGGGGAACCTCGCCTTCCTCCGGGCCCTGGGGCAGGGAGTCGGGGGCCGGCAGGGGGGGTTCCACCCCCTGGAAGTGGCGGCTAAAGGGGGTGTAGACCCGGTAGGGCCTGGGGAGGTCGGGGGGGATCAGGTGGGGGGCGGGGAGGAGGTAGAGGGGAACAGGGAGGGCTTCACGCACCCGCCCGTCCCGGTGGCGGCCATAGGGGGTGTAGGACCTGAGGGCGTACACCCCCTTGGCCCGAAGGCGTTTCGCCGCCTCTGGTACCTTCTCCCAGGGGTAGCCCTCTAGGACCCAAAGGCTTCCTCCGCGCCTGCGGTAGGCTTCCCTCAGGGCGCGAACGTTCTCCAAAAACCAGGCCCGGCGCCGGGGCGTGGTCCTCAGGTTGTTGGGGTCCAGCACCACCAGGCCAACCACCGGTCCCTGGGACAGGGCCTCGAGGAGGGCGGGGTGGTCGGCAAGCCTGAGATCGGCGCGGTGCCAGACCACGTACATGGGCCCGAGGTTAGCCTCCCTGGGCCTAGGCTTCCGTAGCCGGTATCCCACTCCGGGAAAGCCTCAGGGCCTGCGGCAGAAGCCCAAGCCGCTCCCAGGGCTTCAGGTGGGCCCTCTGGCTCAGGTTGTCGTAACCGGAACGGCGCAGCTTGTCCAAGATGGCCTGGTACTGCAGGGCAGCCAAAGCCACCGCGGCCCTGCCCACCCGGAGGTGATGGAGCCCCTTTAACCCTTCCCGGTAGAGGTGGCGGGCCCGATCTTCCAGATAGGCCATCAAGTTCCGGTACTCCGGCGTGATCCGGCCTTGCTGCAGGTGGGCTTGGGATACCCCGAAGCCTTCCAGGAGTTCCGCGGGCAGGTAGATGCGATCCCGCCTAAGATCCTCCCCCACGTCCCGCAAGATGTTGGTGAGCTGCATGGCCTGGCCCAGGAGGATGGCTCTTTCCTCCGCCTCCCTTCCCCCTCCGGCGATGGGGACCATCATCCGGCCCACGGTGCCGGCCACCTGGTAGCAGTACCCCATAAGCTCCTCCTCTGTCTTGAGCCGCACCCGGCCCAGGTCCAGGGCAAAGCCCTCCCGCATGTGCCAAAAGGCCTCTTGGGGGATGGGCCACCGCTCCAAGGCCCAGGCCAGGGCCTTCTCCCACTCCGCCACCGGCTTTCCCCCATATGCCCTCTCCACCCCTTGCCACCAGGCCGCCAAGGCCTCCTCCCCCGCCCCAGGTCCGTCCACGGCCTCGTCACCAAGGCGGCAGGCGGCGTACACGGCCCAGGCTCCCTTCCTTTCCTCCCGAGGGAAAAGCAGGCTTCCCCAGTAGAAGGTGGCGGAGTGGAGGCGCAAAAGGGTTCTGATACTGGGCCAGTTGGGTTCCATACCCCTTCAGGCTGACCCTCGAGGCCAATAGAGACTTTTGTCCTGACCACAGTCACAACTAGGACACATACTTGACATAGCTTGTACATCCCTTTAGACTAAGGCCATGACCCGCCCTGGGGTGTACACCATCGCCGAGGTGGAGGCCATGACCGGCCTTTCCGCCGAGGTGCTGAGGCAATGGGAGAGGCGGTACGGTTTTCCCAAGCCGGAAAGGACCCCCGGCGGCCACCGCCTTTACCGGCCCGAGGATGTGGAGGCCCTCCTGGTGGTCCGCCGTTTCCTGGAGGAGGGAGCCACCCCTCAGGCGGCCATCCGCCGGTACCTGACCCAAGAGTCCCGGCCCGAAGGGCTTCCCCAGGAGCTTCTTGCCGCCCTTCTGGAGGCGGACCTCCCCCGGGCTGAGGCCCTCTTTCGCCGGGGGGTCAAGCTCTTGGGTCCGGAAGGGGCCCTAAGGGGGCTTCTGGTGCCCGTGCTCAAGGAGGTGGGGGAGGGCTGGCACCGGGGGGAGGTGAATGTGGCCCAGGAGCACCTGGCCACCCAGTTCCTCCGTTCCCGGCTTCATGAGCTTTTGGACCTGGCGGGGTATCCCCGGGGTGCCCCCATCCTGGTCACCACTCCCCCGGGGGAACGGCACGAGCTTGGGGCCATGCTGGCCGCCTACTACCTGAGGCGGCGGGGGTTTCCCGCCCTGTACCTGGGCCCCGACACCCCCCTTCCCGACCTGGAGAACCTCTCCCGGGAGCTTGGGGCGAGGGCGGTGGTGCTTTCCGCTTCCCTCTCGGAAACCCTAAAGGCCCTTCCCCAAGGGGCGCTGGGGCGCCTAGCCCCAAAGGTGTTCCTGGGGGGCCAAGGAGCGGATGAGGCGATGGCTAAAGGTTTGGGGGCCACGTACGTGCCGGACCTGGAGGCCTTGCTCCAGGCGTTGGAGGAGGAAGCATGAAGAGGCTTAACCGTAAAGAGGTGGTGTTCCTGGCGGGCGACCGGGCGGATACCCTGTACCGGCTTCGGGAGGGCTTGGTGCGCATCGTGGAGCTTCTCCCCGATGGCCGGACCCTTACCCTGCGCCACGTCCTTCCCGGGGATTTCTTTGGGGAGGAGGCCCTGGAGGGCAAGCGCTACCGCTACGCGGCCGAGACCATGACCGAGGCGGTGGTGGAGGGGTTGGACCCCAAGGGGATGGACCACGAGGCCCTGCACCAGGTGGCCCGCAACCTGGCCCGGCAGATGCGGCGGGTGCAGGCCTATGAGGCCCACCTGCAGTCGGGGGAGCTTCGGGCCAGGATCGCCCGTTACCTGCTCTTCCTGGCCGACACCCCCGCCTCCTTCCGGGATGAACAGGGCCTTTTCGTGACCGCTTCCCATGAGGAGATCGCCGACGCCACGGCCTCCACCCGGGAGTCGGTGTCCAAGATCCTTTCCGATATGCGGTACCAGGGCCTGATCGCCACCGCCTACCGCAGGGTTTATCTCCTGAACTTGAAGGCCCTGGAGCAGGAAGCCCAAGGGATCCTCGAGGCGGCCTAGATGCGGGTCTTGGTGGTGGGGGGAACCGGGTTCGTGGGCCAGCACCTGGTCCTCCGCCTCCTGGAGGGGGGCCACACTCCCCTGGTCCTCTCCCGTTCGGCCAGGAGCCTGCCCCAGGGCGCGGTCCATATCCCCGGGGACATCACCCGGGAGGTACCGGACCTGGAGGGGGTGGAGGCCGCCATCTACCTGGCGGGGATCATCCGGGAGAGGGGCCAGACCTTCCGGCAGGTTCATGTGGAGGGGGTGGAAAACCTCCTCCGGGGCCTTCGGCAAGCTGGGGTAACCCGCGTCCTCCACATGTCCGCCCTGGGGGCAAGAAGGGGGACGGGTAGCCGCTACTACGAGACCAAGGCGGAAGGGGAGGAACTGGTGCGGGATAGCGGCCTGAGCTACGCCATCTTCCGCCCCAGCCTCATCTTTGGCCCGGGGGATGAGTTTTTTGGCCAGGTGCTTAGGGGCCTCGTCTGCGGGCCCTGGCCCTTCCTGCCCCTGATTGGGGATGGAAGCTTCCCCTTTCGCCCCGTCTACGTGGGGGATGTGGCCGAGGCCTTTGCTGGGGCTTTGGAAAGGGGCCTCGAGGGCACCTTTGACCTGGTGGGGCCCAAGGAGTACACCTTCCGGGAACTTCTCCAGCTTTGCCAGGAGGTCTTGGGCCGATGGAAGCCCTTTCTCTCCATCCCCCTCTTCCTCATGGACTGGACCATTCCCTTCCTTTCCCTCCTCCCCTTCGCCCCCATCACCCGGGACCAGTACCTCATGCTCAAGGAGGGGAACACCGCTCCCTTTCCCGAAGCCCTAAAGGACCTCCTCCCGGCGCCAAGGACCCTGGAGGAGGTCCTACCCGCCTACCTCAGGTGCTAGGCAGGCCCCTTCCCGCCCGGCCCTCGTTTTCCAGGCGGCAGGCAGGCCTAAGCCGCACCCCGAGGGCTGTGCCCAGGAGGGCGAAGACTCCCCAGAGAGGGCCGTGGAGGCTGAAGGAGGCGGTGCCCCCCAGGTAGGCCCCGATGTTGCAACCCCCTGCTAGCCGGGCGCCGTAGCCCATGAGCACCCCTCCCAGGAAGACCCCCAGGTGGGTGGTCCAGGGGATGCGGCGCAGGTCCTGAAGCCTAAAGGCCCCGCCCAGGGTGGCCCCCAGGAAAGCTCCCAGGAAGACCCCGAGGTTGGTCACGCTGGTGGGGTCTTTGAGGATGCTCTGCCCCAGCTTTTCGGCGAAGGCCGGGTTGTTGAAGAGGGCCCAGTCCATCACAGGTATCCCCAGAAGTTGGGCCAGCTTTCCTCCCCAAAGGGCGAAGGCCGCCGTTACCCCCCAGGGGCGGCCCAATAGGAGGAGGATAAGCAGGCTCCCCAGGGCTAGCACCGCGGCACCCCCCACCAGGCTCCAGGGGCCGAAGAGGGGATGGGTGGCTTCCCCTTGCCAGAGGGGTACCAGCTGGCCCGTCCGCCTTTTCTCCAGCCCGGAAACCAGGAGGTAGAGGAGGGCCAGAAGGCCCATCCAGAGGAAAAGGCCCAGGTAGGGGGAGGAGAACCAGGTGAGGGCGCTACCTGGGTTCCAGGCGGGAAGGGCCTGCCAGTAGGGAAGGTGGTACACCCCCAGCAAAGAGCCTGCCATGAAGCCCAAAAGAACCAGAATCCCTCGGGTGTCCCCGCCTCCCGTGTGGTAAAGGGTACCGGAGGCGCATCCGTCCCCAAGCTGCATGCCGATGCCGAAAAGGAAGGCCCCCACGGCGAGTGCGATCCCGATGGGTACCACAAATCCCTGCACCGCCTGGCCAAAGGCCTCCCCCTGGGCTAGGAAGGGGAAGAAAAGCAGGCTGGCGAGGGCAAAGAGGAGGAAGTGGGCTCGCAACAAACGGCTTTCCCCCGTGAGGAGAAAGCGTCGGAACCCCGAGGCGAAGCCAAACTTGGCGTGGAATAGGGCTAGGCCAAGGAGGATCGCCACCCAGAAGGCCAGGACCAGCCTGGTACCGGAAGCCAGCCATATGGCGTAGGAGAGGCCTAGGGCTCCCAGGAGAAAAAGGCCCAGATAAAGGGGTTGGATGGGCTGCGGCCGGTTCATGCCTTCTATAGTACCCATGAGCCTGTAAAAGTCAAGGGTATATTCTTCCTGATAGGGTAACGGGCCTGGAAAAGGCTTCCAGGCCCGAAGGGTAGAGCCCCTTAGAAGATGAAATCCTCGAGGTACCAGCGCTCGGTCTTCTTGTGCTCCTCCTTGGGGTCCATCTTCCCGGCATAGGCCAGCATGACGAGGATCTTCTTGCCGGGCACCATCTCCACGTCGGTGGCTTCCCCAGTCTTCAGCTTGCGGCTGAACTCCACCACCCAGGTGTCGTTCTCGTACGTGGCCGCGGCGGCCAGGATGGAGTTTTTCCCTCCCTCCTTCTCGTCGACCACCGGGGCACCCGTGCGCTTAACCTGGTACATGTCCAAGGCCACCAGCTTGCCCGCATCCATGTAGAAGAGGTACTGGTCAGCTCCCTTCTTCTTGTCGCCCTTTTCCGGCAGGAAACCGATGCCAATCCAACCCTTGCTCTTGCCCTCGAGGGCCAGATACAGGGTGTCCCCCACGATGCTCCAGTAGAGGGTGATGCCGCTCTTTTCGTGCCTATAGGTCTTGGCGTACTCCCCGGGCGCAATCCTGCCGTCCACCTTGGGAGCCTGGGCCCCCGCCACGCCTAAGGCCAACACCAGAAGCCAGATCCATCGTCTCATCTTTCCATCACCTCCCTAGTCCCTTATGGTGATCCCCACCACGAAGGCCACCGCGCCCACGTGGGTATGGGCCAAAGCCGCAAGTACCGGCCGGCTTCCCTTGAAGGCCTCCAGAAAACCGGCCAGGCTCCAGAGGCTAACCTCCGCATCCTGGGCGTTCCAGACCAGGTGGTAATAAGCCCCAAGAATCCCGGTGAGCACGCTTACCAGCATCCAGAGCAGGAAGGGGTAGCGCACCCACTTGCCCCGATGGAAAAACATGAGAAGGGTCAGGGGGAATCCCACCAAGGACACAAAGAAGGGGATCTTGCTCTGCCAGGTTTCCGTCCAGTGGTCCAGGATCCAGTGCTCCATGCCATAGAAGACAAAGCCCACCATGGCGATGAGGAGGAAGATGGAGCGCAGAAACTCTAAGAGCCTTTCCTCCTCGGTTTTGGCTTTGATCAGGGCTTCTACCATGCCTGTCTCCTATCTGGCCCGGTAGATGGCCAAGAGCCCGGTCACGCCCATGTGGGTGAAGGCCATGGCGGCCAGCACCGGGCGGCTTCCCGCCATGGCCTCCATGGCGGCCTCAAACTCCCAAGCCACCTCCCCCTCAAAGTTCCAGAGCAGGTGGAAGTATGCGCCCAAGACCCCCGTGAACACCGAGGCCCACATGGTGAGGATATAGGCCCAGCGCAACCAGGGGGTCTTGCGGTCAAAGAGCACCCAAAGGGTGAGGATAAACCCCGGGATGGCCACGAAGAAGGGAATCTTGCTCTGCCAGGTTTCCGTCCAGTGTTCTAGCAGGAGTAGCTCCACCGGGTACATCACCCATCCCACCAGGCAGAGGAGAAGCATGACCAGGCGGATAAACTCCAAGGCCCACTGGGTTGGGGTTTGTGCGCTTCTAAAGGCGGGTATCACGGTTCACCTCCCTACCCCTGTCAAAAGCCTAGCATGGGTATCGCAGGAAGGTTGTCCCCCGGGGGTGCCCCCGGGGGACATCCTTAAACGGGGATCAGATTGACCCGGGTTTCGTAGAAGACCACGCTCCCTCCCACCACGTCGGTGAGGGCCATGTCCTTGAGGTAGGGGTCCAGGCGCATGGCGGCGTTGGCGTGCACGCCCTTGGCCCGCCTGGGGTCACCTTTGATCACCTGGCCGTTGATGACCATGTCGCTGGCCCCATAGGCCCAGTGGCCAAAGCCCAAGGGGAAGGCCACGCAGCCTGGCCTGAGGCCCTGCACCACCTTGACCTTGCCCACCATGGGTTTTTTGCCGAAAGGCCCAAGGTCCCACTCCCCCTTGGGGTTGGTGGCGGAAACCACCTTGACCAGCTGGCCGTCCCGTAGGCCAAGCCGTGCCGCATCCTGGGCGTTCACCAGGATTTCGTTTTCGGGTTTTATGGCCAAGAGCCAGTAGTTGCTGATGGTGCGGCTCTTGGTCTGGAGGATATCCCGATGGGTGAGGAGGGTGAGGCCATACCCAGGGTCCCTAAGGAGGTTCCCCAGAACGTCCCGGTAGGGGAGGAAGTAGGCGGGCAGGGGCCAGTACGGTTTTCCCGTCATGGGGTGGAGGGAGAGGGCCTGTTTTTCCAGGAAGAGGTTGACCTGTTTCCCGTAGCGGTTAGCCACCAGGTCGCCCGGGGCGTAGGCCTTGTGGAACTCCTGGAAGCGCCCGCCCCTGTTCAGGAGGTACACGGTGCGGCGGAAAAGGCCTGGGTCGCCGATGGCCTTTTGCCAGCGTTCCTCGTCAAATACCGAGGGGGGAAGGTGGCGGCGGGCCTTGCGGAAGACCTCGAGCTCCTCCTCACTGGCCTCGGGAAGGGCATCCGATCCATCTGCTCTCTCCCCAAAGGCCAGGTTGGCGGCCAGTTTCAGGTAGAAGTGGTCGGGGTGGGTGAAGGGCATGCCGTTGGCGAACCCCTTTTCCCCGAAGCCCGGCAGGCCCAGGTGTTCCGCCAAGGCCAGGAGGAAGCTCTCCAACGAGATGGGCATCCTCTCGCCAAAGACCTCCACCTCTTCGGGAATAGGGGCGATGGCGGGTTGGCGAACGGGCTGGACCTTCCAGATGATGGAGGGATGGCTGCCGTGGAACTCCCAGCGCTCCAGATAGGTGAGATCAGGGATGATGTAGTCGGCGAAGAGGTAGGTGTCCCCCACCACGATGTCAAAGGCCACGATGAGGGGGATCTTGTCGGGGTCCAGCATGGCCTGGATCTGTTCGCCTCCCCCAGGCAGGGCATAGGCGGGGGAGCCCATGTAGTGGAAGAGGATCTTCACGGGGTACGGGTAGCCCTGGGCAGCCGAGGGCAGGATCTCCTGGTAGACGTCGGAGGCATGGGGGTACCAGGGGCGCTTGGCGGGGAAGCCCTCAAAGAGGGTGGTGTCCTCGTACTTCACCTCGTGGCGGATGATGCTGATGCCAAATGGAGCCAGGGGTTTGGGGTGGAGCCTGCTCATGGGGAAAGGACCTCCCGCCTTGCCCCCGGTGATGTCGTAGGTGCTGGCCTGTACGGATCCACCCTGGTGGTCAAAGTTGCCCAAGAGGGCGTTCACCGTAAACCAAGCGAAGGCGTTGTAGAAGCCGTTGGTGTGTTGGCTGGCCCCGCGGTGGACGTCCACCACCGCCTTTTTGCCGTATTGGGCTAGTTTTTCCGCCAGAAAGCGGATGTCTTCCTCCTGCACCCCAGCGAAGGCTGCCCAGGTCCGCACCTGGTGCCGGAAGGCTTCTTCCCTGATGAGCTGGAGGGCGCTCTTTACCGGGATGCCCTGCAAGGTGGTGTTTACCCAGAGATCACCGAAGACCGGCTGCTTCTCGTCATTGGGGTTAAGGGCTACAGGGCGGCCCTCCTGGAGGACTACAGGGGCGTCCAGCTCCACCTCCTTGTCCCCTACCTGGGCCTTGGGTTTGGGAAGGCCCAGGTCGCTGGCCCGAAGAAGCCTTTCCGGCCTGCCGTCCTTGAGCTTGACCAGCCAGGTGGCGTTGGTCCAACTGGATTCGCCCATGGCCTTGGCGGCGGCCTTGTTGGCGGCAGAGAGGAATCGGCTATCCACCTTGCCCCATTCCATCAGAAGCCGTATCACCCCCATGGCGATGGCGGCGTCGTGGCCGGGCTTGGGGGCGATCCAGCGGCTGGCGCCCTTCACCGCCTTTTGCGCCCGGGGGTCCACGATGGCGTACTCCAGCTCCCCCTTGCTGGCCCTTTCCGTGATCCAACCTACCCGGAGGGGAGGACCGTAGTTCCCTTCAAAGACGTTGGCCCCCACGAACACCACGAAGCGGGCCTTGGACAGATCCGCCTGCCAGTAGAACTTGGCCCCGCCCGACCAGGAAAGCTTGCCGGAAGCGTCAAAGGTGGGTTGTTCGCTCATGGCCTTGCCGGTGAAGTACAAGGAGCCCTGGCAGACGGTGGTGTGGCCGTGGAGGTTTAGGGTGCCGAAGCTTTGCGAGAAGAACCAGCGGATGAAGTCCGAGCGGCCCGCCTTGAGCCTGCCCCAGGCGAAGACCACCTGGTTGTTCTTGGGGCCGAGGTCGGGGTGGTCGGGGTCGATGAGGGTGTGGAGATGTTCCTTGAAGTCCTCCTTGAACTTCTCCACCAGAGCCCTTTTCTTCTCCCGGTCCTTTTCCGCCCAGATGGCCCTCACCGCCTGGGCCATCCGGCGCATGACCTCGGGGTCCCTAAGGGCCCAGAGGTCTTTAAGCCCGGGGTAGACCCTTTCGTCCCCCAGGTGGGCAAAGAGCTTGCCCCCCTCGGCAATCTCCTTCACCGCCTGATGGAAGGGAATCTCTTCCCACTTGCCGCTTCCCCGGGGGCCAGCCCGCTTCAGCACCTTGCGGATACGGTAGGGGTCGTAGGCGGTTTGGATCCCCGCCTGGCCCTTGGGGCAGAGGGCGCCGTCCACCTTGGCCAGGGTATGGAGGTCGGTGGTGAGGGGCAGGTGGGGGCGGAAGGTCCAGGGGGAAAGGGGGTTGCCGTCGATCTTGCTGGCCACGCCCTCGTAGAGCTTCACCTTGATGGGGCAGCCGGTGTTGCACTGGAGGCAGCTGGAGTAGATCGTGTTCTCAG is drawn from Thermus neutrinimicus and contains these coding sequences:
- a CDS encoding lysophospholipid acyltransferase family protein, which translates into the protein MTGEPHGPFARLLKGVVEGLLLGSLKGNLRGVYLRGELPKTPLVLAMNHHSFYDGHLVWLLGRLAGRPTSLLVAEENLKAFPVLSLAGALGTGQLREALRRLGRGEWVAVFPEGALRYPGPLAPLRPGASWLAQRAGVPLLPVAARVVVRGFSHPEAFLLVGEPLPPGAGLEGALAELLRQLDGLLQDTHPRALPPGFQQALRGRQSLEERVRPWVEALKRL
- a CDS encoding lycopene cyclase domain-containing protein, coding for MTYLQFHLFFLLPPLLALLLWARPRPPRLWAYLLMPLIALAYTTPWDNYLVWKGVWGYPEGRVLLRIGYVPLEEYLFFLLQPLLTGALLLRLAGAPPPAGPGLARVVGGGIWLLVTALGVLLLALGGKFLYLGLILAYFSPVFLLQWAFAGDLLVAWWKPSGLGVALPTLYLWGADHFAIAQEGIWWISEAYILGLKAWGLPLEEMVFFLFTNLAVVQGLLLAWHPEALRRLR
- a CDS encoding cytochrome P450, with the protein product MTPTLGLRQALPHLKGLRDDPLDTLLRWGRAHSRLHLPLPGMPLFLVFDPEGVELVLHTTDNKATFQYQELARLTGRGLLTDWGEEYQKARKLLKEPFLPRSVAGYREALEEEEAEAFFASWRSGERRELDHEMLALSLRFLGRALWGRPLPERIATLALAALERIMARMQHPLTRLNPWAEWRFQRVRGALLKEAEGLISLPPLSALPRDRALAEAITLLVAGHETTASALTWSLYLLSHRPQWQEAVAHGEAHARAAFLEALRLYPPAWILTRKAETPLRLGEDVLPKGSTVVLSPYVTHRLHFPHGEAFLPERFLEDSGRPSGRYFPFGLGRRLCLGRDFALLEGTVALRAFFRRFRLPPLPKAQVQAGVTLRPKGGLWVTLEGA
- a CDS encoding cryptochrome/photolyase family protein, producing MYVVWHRADLRLADHPALLEALSQGPVVGLVVLDPNNLRTTPRRRAWFLENVRALREAYRRRGGSLWVLEGYPWEKVPEAAKRLRAKGVYALRSYTPYGRHRDGRVREALPVPLYLLPAPHLIPPDLPRPYRVYTPFSRHFQGVEPPLPAPDSLPQGPEEGEVPQEVASIPLPEAGEEAAWKRLQHFLRAGLGEYHLRRDRLDGEGGSRLSPYFTLGVLSPRQAAWEALKRGGEGAKKWVSELLWRDFSYHLLYHFPHMRETPLDPRFAAFPWREDEELFQAWLLGKTGVPLVDAAMRELWATGFLSNRARMCVAQFAVKYLLLPWKRAEKAFKELLLDGDTPQNLQGWQWAGGLGVDAAPYFRVFNLVEQGKRHDPDGSWRRRFAPEYPSYEPQNPVVDLGEARRRYLALVAGQ
- a CDS encoding phytoene/squalene synthase family protein, encoding MEPNWPSIRTLLRLHSATFYWGSLLFPREERKGAWAVYAACRLGDEAVDGPGAGEEALAAWWQGVERAYGGKPVAEWEKALAWALERWPIPQEAFWHMREGFALDLGRVRLKTEEELMGYCYQVAGTVGRMMVPIAGGGREAEERAILLGQAMQLTNILRDVGEDLRRDRIYLPAELLEGFGVSQAHLQQGRITPEYRNLMAYLEDRARHLYREGLKGLHHLRVGRAAVALAALQYQAILDKLRRSGYDNLSQRAHLKPWERLGLLPQALRLSRSGIPATEA
- a CDS encoding MerR family transcriptional regulator, with protein sequence MTRPGVYTIAEVEAMTGLSAEVLRQWERRYGFPKPERTPGGHRLYRPEDVEALLVVRRFLEEGATPQAAIRRYLTQESRPEGLPQELLAALLEADLPRAEALFRRGVKLLGPEGALRGLLVPVLKEVGEGWHRGEVNVAQEHLATQFLRSRLHELLDLAGYPRGAPILVTTPPGERHELGAMLAAYYLRRRGFPALYLGPDTPLPDLENLSRELGARAVVLSASLSETLKALPQGALGRLAPKVFLGGQGADEAMAKGLGATYVPDLEALLQALEEEA
- a CDS encoding helix-turn-helix domain-containing protein — encoded protein: MKRLNRKEVVFLAGDRADTLYRLREGLVRIVELLPDGRTLTLRHVLPGDFFGEEALEGKRYRYAAETMTEAVVEGLDPKGMDHEALHQVARNLARQMRRVQAYEAHLQSGELRARIARYLLFLADTPASFRDEQGLFVTASHEEIADATASTRESVSKILSDMRYQGLIATAYRRVYLLNLKALEQEAQGILEAA